The following proteins are co-located in the Conyzicola lurida genome:
- a CDS encoding TadE family protein, whose product MTRLRLTRLRDERGSAPAEFVMVGALLTILTLSVLQLGLALHVRNTVLDAAAEGARYGALADNTGDDAVARTRDLITTAIGAGYARDVSVGMVDYRGHPAVEVRVRTPLPLLGLVGLDDGLEVTGHAAVETLD is encoded by the coding sequence GTGACGCGGCTTCGACTGACCCGACTGCGCGACGAGCGCGGTTCGGCTCCCGCCGAGTTCGTGATGGTCGGTGCCCTGCTGACGATCCTCACGCTGTCGGTGTTGCAACTGGGGCTTGCCCTGCACGTACGCAATACGGTGCTGGATGCCGCGGCCGAGGGCGCCCGCTACGGCGCACTCGCGGACAACACCGGCGACGACGCGGTCGCCCGCACCCGCGACCTGATCACGACCGCGATCGGGGCCGGGTACGCGCGCGACGTGTCGGTCGGCATGGTCGACTACCGCGGACACCCGGCGGTCGAGGTGCGGGTGCGCACACCCCTGCCGTTGCTCGGCCTCGTCGGTCTCGATGACGGGCTGGAGGTGACCGGCCATGCCGCGGTCGAGACGCTGGACTGA
- a CDS encoding pilus assembly protein TadG-related protein, with protein MKRLRDDESGSILPLTIFYGFLALVLILLVVAATSLYLERKRLFSLADSAALAGAEAFTLEGVAVTAGGARPSLQTPDVASAVDSYLDAAPTDEFTGLEVVEAASHDGRSATVTLSSSWRPPLVTLLVPEGLRIEVTARARSVFG; from the coding sequence GTGAAGCGCCTGCGCGACGACGAGTCGGGCTCGATCCTCCCGCTGACGATCTTCTACGGGTTCCTCGCGCTCGTGCTCATCCTGCTGGTGGTCGCCGCGACATCCCTCTATCTCGAACGCAAGCGCCTGTTCTCGCTCGCCGACTCGGCGGCGCTCGCCGGAGCGGAGGCGTTCACGCTCGAGGGCGTCGCGGTCACGGCGGGCGGTGCGCGGCCGTCCCTGCAGACTCCGGATGTCGCGTCCGCCGTCGACTCGTATCTCGATGCCGCGCCCACCGACGAGTTCACCGGCCTCGAGGTCGTCGAGGCCGCGAGTCACGACGGCCGCAGCGCCACCGTCACGCTCTCGTCGTCTTGGCGTCCGCCGCTCGTGACGCTGCTCGTGCCGGAGGGTCTGCGCATCGAGGTGACGGCCCGCGCGCGGTCGGTGTTCGGCTGA
- a CDS encoding SDR family NAD(P)-dependent oxidoreductase, producing MSRFQGKTAIVTGGASGIGKATSLRLASEGASVVIADINAESGQTVVDQITADGGKAIFVSLNVTSEDAWNAAVATTVETFGGLDLLVNNAGIGDARSIEDTTIEVWDKTIAVTQTSVFLGLKASSAALKASGNGSVVNISSIYGLVGGSAAGPAYQAAKGAVRLLTKNAALWWVESGVRVNSVHPGFIDTPILEGAPREALAATVPMKRLGKPEEIASMVTYLLSDEASFITGAEFAVDGGFTAA from the coding sequence ATGTCCCGTTTCCAGGGAAAGACCGCCATCGTCACCGGTGGCGCCAGCGGCATCGGCAAGGCCACGTCACTGCGTCTCGCGTCCGAGGGCGCGTCCGTCGTCATCGCCGACATCAACGCTGAGTCCGGCCAGACCGTCGTCGACCAGATCACCGCCGACGGCGGCAAGGCGATCTTCGTCTCGCTCAACGTCACGAGCGAGGATGCCTGGAACGCCGCGGTCGCCACCACCGTCGAGACCTTCGGCGGCCTCGACCTGCTCGTCAACAACGCCGGTATCGGCGACGCCCGGTCGATCGAAGACACCACGATCGAGGTCTGGGACAAGACCATCGCCGTCACGCAGACCAGCGTCTTCCTCGGCCTCAAGGCCTCCAGCGCCGCGCTCAAGGCCTCCGGCAACGGCTCGGTCGTCAACATCAGCTCGATCTACGGCCTCGTCGGCGGATCCGCCGCCGGCCCCGCGTACCAGGCGGCCAAGGGCGCCGTGCGCCTCCTCACCAAGAACGCCGCGCTCTGGTGGGTCGAGTCGGGCGTCCGCGTCAACTCGGTGCACCCCGGCTTCATCGACACCCCGATCCTCGAGGGCGCCCCACGCGAGGCCCTCGCCGCAACCGTCCCCATGAAGCGCCTCGGCAAGCCCGAGGAGATCGCTTCGATGGTCACCTACCTCCTCAGCGACGAGGCCAGCTTCATCACCGGTGCCGAGTTCGCCGTCGACGGCGGATTCACCGCCGCGTAA